The region CAGCAGGCGGACAATATCAACAGCACGCTCGGACATACGGTTGCCGAGTTCCTGAACCGTAATGGTTTCAGGCAGAACAACTTCGCGGGAAATTTTCTCACGTGGTGTATTCTGCTGCTGGGCGCGTTTTTCCTTTTCGCGACGGCGGCGCATGGCTGCCAGACTGCGACTGCGCTCATTGTCGAGATCAAGAGCGTTTGTCACCGTCAGTTTGGCACGCTGTTTGCCGTCACCACCGGTACGGGACGGTTTGGCTGGCTTGGCCGGTTCCGCCGCCTTTGGTGACCGCTTGACAGCTTTGATCTGGTTTGGCTTTTCGCTTTCCGGCGGAATTGGCTCCATCGGAGTGATCGGGCGTGGGCCACCTGGACGTCCACCGCCGGCACCTGTGCGGGGTTTCTGGTCAGGCCGTCCACCACCGGGACGAGGTCCGCGATCAGAGCGCGGTCCACCAGGGCGGTCCCCACCGCGACTCTGTCCATCACGGGCCTGTCCGTCGCGAGCTGGGCGATTGCCTGGAGCGCGATCGCCGCCGCGTGCATCACGTGCAGGCTTTTCAGCTGCCGGTGCAGACGCTTCTGTTTTTGCCGGTGCCTTTGCTGCCTGAGCTTCTTCCTCAGTCTTGCGACGGGCTTCCTCTTCGGCCTTCTGACGGGCTTCAGCTTCAGCCTGAACCCGGGCCTCTTCCTCAGCCTTGCGGCGTGCTTCTTCCTCGACCTTGCGACGGGCTTCTTCCTCAACACGCTTCTGCTGATCGATGACTTCCCGCTGGCGGGCTTCCTGCAACGCTATGGCGCGTGCATCCCGTTCGCCTGCTGTCAGGGTCCGGTTGTTGGGATCACCCTTGCCGCCACGACCACGGCCGCCTTCGCCCCGATCATTGGGGGTAACGACGCGGCGCTTTTTCTTCTCGACCACGACCGCCTTGGTTCTGCCGTGAGAGAAATTCTGGCGAACCGTGCCCTGTTCCACATTGCGCTTGAGCGTAAGTGTCTTGCGACGCCCTGCGTCCTGAGATTTATCGCCAGTTTTGTTCGTATCGTCCATGCGTCCAACGTCCTGCGGTGTCGCGTCGAAATCGGCCCGTTATGTCATGACTCTAATCCACGATAAAGAGCTAGCTGACGAGCTTTTTCCAAGAAACTGCTACATGCTCTCTTCGAAAGCAGCGCAGCGTGTATCACATTCATTCGACCCAGTGCCTGATTCAACTGTTCCGATGTGAACAATCGAATAACCTTGAGCCGGCTTTCACAGTCCGTTGCCCGAGCAACGACCTGCTTCATTTTTCTGATGCCATCCGGGGCACCATCTGAGGCCTGAACGAGCGCAATCGCTTTTCCGGAGCTGATTGCCGACTCGACTTTGGCAAATCCTGTAACGACCTGTCCGGCTTTCGTAGCCAGTCCCAATCCGCCGAGAGTTGCCTTCTGAAGCAATTCGTCGATCCGATCAGGCAGATCATTATCAACCTTGGCGTCCGTCCGAAACCCCCGGGCGAACAACTTTTTTGTCACAGCGGTCTGCACACAATCGCGCGAACCGGTTATCCAGACCCCGCGACCCGGAAGAGATCGCTTTAAATCTGGTGTTACTTGTCCGTCCGGAGACAGAACAAATCGGATCATCTGGTCAACGGGTTTGGTATCCCGTGTCACAAGGCATGTCCGGTCAACAGGCTTTGACGCACGCGCCATGATCCGACTTCCCGTTCAACCGGTTATCCCGCCAGAGGCTTATGCCAGGCTGGCGGTCTCCTCAACCTCAACAGCATCTGCCGGCTCGGCGTCATCGCCCAGATCGTCTTCACCCTCGTCTTCTTCTTCAACAGGGGCTTCAATCCATCCGGCCAGAATACGAGCGGTCATGATCATGTCTTCCGCGTCTGCACGTGACACGTCATGGCTGCTCAATGTGCCTTCAAAGCGCTTGACTTCACCGTCTTTCTTCTCGGTCCAGCCGACAAGATCATCGGTTGCACAGCCTGCGAGGTCTTCAACGGTCTTGATGTCATCTTCACCAAGGGCGACCATCATCGGTGTGGTGATGCATGGGACATCCCGCAGCTGGTCCTCAACACCAAGAGCGATACGCTTGTCATTCTGCTCCTGCTCGAAACGCTCCAGATGATCCCGTGCGCGGTTCTGAAGTTCTTCAGCAGTTTCAAAGTCGAAGCCTTCAATAGCAGCAATTTCATCCTGCTCGACATAGGCAACTTCCTCAATCGAAGAGAAGCCTTCAGAGGCAAGAAGCTGACCGAGAACCTCGTCCAAATCCAGGGCATCTGTAAACAGTGCAGAGCGCTCCATGAATTCCTTCTGGCGACGCTCGGATTCTTCATTCTCGGTGAGAATGTCGATATCCCAGCCCGTCAACTGTGAGGCGAGACGTACATTCTGCCCGCGACGGCCAATAGCCAGAGAAAGCTGATCATCCGGAACGACCA is a window of Coralliovum pocilloporae DNA encoding:
- a CDS encoding RNA-binding protein; this encodes MARASKPVDRTCLVTRDTKPVDQMIRFVLSPDGQVTPDLKRSLPGRGVWITGSRDCVQTAVTKKLFARGFRTDAKVDNDLPDRIDELLQKATLGGLGLATKAGQVVTGFAKVESAISSGKAIALVQASDGAPDGIRKMKQVVARATDCESRLKVIRLFTSEQLNQALGRMNVIHAALLSKRACSSFLEKARQLALYRGLES